The following nucleotide sequence is from Salvia miltiorrhiza cultivar Shanhuang (shh) chromosome 7, IMPLAD_Smil_shh, whole genome shotgun sequence.
TACAAAAATAACATTACTATATTATTTCCATTAGATACCCTTTCAATTTTTCatctcttcaattttctctttttaactcAAATTTCTTTTTCTAACCTATAAACTCAACTAACCagacactttgacaacttaatTATAAGCTCTTATTACAatacatcttataagttgttggagcTTGTAAGCTCTTTAAGATAAACTTAACAAATACcctttaagaaaaaataagtttgggattaaaaaacttatattttgggagattataaattattagagattatttttatagtttataaattattaaaaaatttattttgttaaatatttttcaaaaatttatgaaCACTTTAAAGCCTATAAGCTTAGGCGAACACCGTGCATGCCTTTCGAATATTTTGGCCCAAACTATAAGCTCGTGACCAATAGTCCAGTGGGTTCTAGAGTACTCTTCCCATCCTGGCCCACTGTTTTGGCCTAAttcatttgataaaaaaaatcaacaaccGACAGAGGCAAATTTTCTCAATTTACTTTACCAtcattgcttttttttttttttctgtttttgttttaaTAGATTATTTTAATCTATTGACAACATGTTTAATTCACTACTTTTAGATGTCTTTTCACAAAATTTGCAGCATTGAGATCTCCCTGTGTGCTTAGGGTTTCTATTCTAGTTTAATACAATAACATAATTTACGAACGAGATGAAATTTAACGACGTAAGAAAATATTAAAGACATCGTCATGTATCTCTAATGTCTTAAGAGAATCTAGAAAAAAAATGACTACCAATTAAGTTTCTCAGCTTGGTGCTCGTGTGAATAGATCTCTCAGTAGCTTTTCCTGTGTATCTCTTTAGactttggtacctctggtaccctTCTATTAACTTTTGaattttctgataaaaaaaagttaattaattttaaaggCATCCGTTAGCATCTTCTCCTAATTGATCAGTCTCTACTAAGTCAATTACTTTGGATTATGGTTTCTCATGATTATCATCAGAAACCATCATTGCCTGCACCAAATCCCagtaatttattaattactagtTTGATTGTCGATGGATACCACTTAATTAGGACATTTCAGGTACCACCATCCATCAAACTATACTAATTGTAATTACAATACACTTACCaggaaaaaaattgtaattacaATCATTCGagaaaatctataaatagacccAAATTATTGCTGAACGAATATATTTGGTGAAAGCTACTGTTGTGACATTCATTTTCAAGAACAAAGTTATTCTCTACTTGCTCACCACTTATTTCCTAGGATTCTAATATTTGGCTAATATGCTGAGAATCTTGTCAAACATTAATCAAAAGATAATTAGAATTAAAGGGTGTGATAATAGGCAAAAGAATTTATAGATTATGTAAGAACAGCTAATCATGGCAAGAATATGGGCCTACAAAATTTGATGATAGTCACGTTCAAGTGTAGGCCCAGAAAGcctaaaagaaataaaaagatggaaagagaaaaaatgattacacaaaaaagaatgaaaaagagaaagaaactGTGTCCCCATGCAATCATGCAGTAGTTGCAAATTTGCTTTGCTCTTTTccctcaaaaataaataaacctcTTCTTCTCACACGACAAATAATCTCCTCTTCAACCAGAATTAAACAAACATGGTTAAAATAGGCACTAAACTGCCTAATCTCTGCTTAAACAGGATTAGGCCTGTAGCCCGGGTGCGTTCGCCTCCCAACAATGCGGAAGAAAAAAAGGACTGTTTTTCCGGCGGCGGTTGTGAGAAAGCTGCGGCGGCGAGTGGCCGGAAAATCATGATCGTGGTGGATCCGAGCGCCGTGGCAAAGAACGCGGTGCAGTGGGCTCTCAGCCACACCGTTCAGAATCAAGATTTGGTGGTTCTGCTCTATGTCATTAAGCCTTCTAAACAAGGTATAATTAGCGGTATAATTTCTGTTTAATTTTTCGATGTGGGAGCTTTTTAAAGTTTCTGAATTGAATGTTTAAATAATCTGCAGGTGATAGAGAGGTTAAAACTGATCCAAGAATTCCTGCATTTCTCACTAGTATGCAGAGTATGTGCCAAGTGAAGAGGCCTGAGGTAAGtacaattttttcttttatttcttaattagataattagtttataaaatttgtttaattaaaatGTGGTGGAAGATAGGTATGTGTAGAGGTTGAGGTGGTGGAAGGGAAAGAAAAAGGCCCTGCTATAGTAGAGGCTGCTAGGAGGCAAGAGGCGGCGCTGCTGGTGGTTGGGCAGAAGAAACGGTCGGTGACGTGGCGGCTAATGCTGACGTGGGCCGGCGGCcgggtggtggcggcggcgggagGTGGCGTGGCGGAGTATTGTGTGCAAAATGCTAGCTGTATGGCCCTTGCTGTGAGGAGGAAGAGCAAGAAAGTTGGGGGATATCTCATCACTACTAAAAGGCAGAAAGATTTTTGGCTCTTGGCTTGATCAATTTGGAATTccttgttttatttgtttttactataattttttatttgtttagttACCTTACTTGGTTTGTTATGGGAAAAGATGAATTTGATCACGCAGCAGCTGTACATAAATTCACCGTGTTTTGGTATATAGGGATTAAAGTGGTGCATCTAGGATGTGAAAATGTGAAATATAGTTTGCTAAATTGGGAAGTAAATGAGGTTGTGTGTTATAATTAAAAGTGAGTTGGGGGTGTTAATACAAAATCtgatttatatttaattttgctaTTTGAGTTGAGAAAGATTGTATTTGGATGTTGTTGATAAGTCTAATATATGTCATCGAATGGATGTATATTGTGTTATGTAACTTTACGCTGTAAATAAGAATATGAATAAacatttttttactatatttttaatGTCATAATATcatgttttattattatatttctaGCTTTATGCGAGGCATGGAGGTGCATGATGAGTAAAGCTCCTGCATTGATTAAGATAAAGAATTCGTACCATcagattaatatatatttttttttttgaaaaaacctTCAAATAATTGTCATATTATAGagctttttttttctctctctcttttaaaTGTTTGTGAAattttagaataaaattgagTTAAACTTTCAATTCTACACATGTCTATATtataattaagggttaattacgcaaaa
It contains:
- the LOC130995984 gene encoding uncharacterized protein LOC130995984, with the protein product MVKIGTKLPNLCLNRIRPVARVRSPPNNAEEKKDCFSGGGCEKAAAASGRKIMIVVDPSAVAKNAVQWALSHTVQNQDLVVLLYVIKPSKQGDREVKTDPRIPAFLTSMQSMCQVKRPEVCVEVEVVEGKEKGPAIVEAARRQEAALLVVGQKKRSVTWRLMLTWAGGRVVAAAGGGVAEYCVQNASCMALAVRRKSKKVGGYLITTKRQKDFWLLA